One window from the genome of Dermacentor silvarum isolate Dsil-2018 chromosome 5, BIME_Dsil_1.4, whole genome shotgun sequence encodes:
- the LOC119454088 gene encoding keratin-associated protein 19-2: MNALLVTILLGLASYAAAGGFTAPSPYAASVYGPSIGSVGYGYGGRGFLPQAYNLQVRFGGGVKAGVAYGGYGHGGYGLAVGGYGHGVALGHGGYGHGLALGYGGYGHGLALGYGGYGHGLGYGKLYG; this comes from the exons ATGAACGCTCTG TTGGTCACCATTCTTCTGGGCCTGGCGTCCTACGCCGCCGCTGGAGGCTTCACCGCCCCATCCCCCTACGCCGCTAGCGTGTACGGCCCGTCTATCGGATCCGTTGGCTACGGATACGGCGGACGCGGATTCCTGCCTCAGGCCTACAACCTCCAG GTGCGCTTCGGTGGTGGCGTCAAGGCCGGTGTTGCCTACGGCGGATACGGACACGGAGGATACGGTCTTGCCGTCGGTGGTTACGGACACGGTGTCGCCCTCGGCCACGGAGGATACGGACACGGTCTCGCCCTCGGCTACGGCGGCTACGGACACGGTCTTGCCCTCGGCTATGGCGGTTACGGACACGGTCTTGGATACGGAAAGCTCTACGGTTAA